One Sphingomonas sp. SUN039 genomic window carries:
- a CDS encoding enoyl-CoA hydratase/isomerase family protein gives MNAEVLIAKEGHLGRIRLNRPKALNALTTDMCLRMLDALADFEADDEIALVVIDHAQGRGFCAGGDIRMLSDSMKGDGVAARAFFHTEYRLDHRLFTYPKPTVSIMDGITMGGGVGIALPCRYRIATENTRFAMPETGIGLFPDVGGSWYLSRLPGQVGKFMGLTGARLDGAECLALGLATHYIASADVPAAIAALNDSADIFATLKSHGVGAPLARIVENRTHIDRLFAGDSVAGIMAALEADGSEWALKELATLRSKSPLSMAVALRQLREGAAMTDFADIMRMEYRIAVRVLAHPDFIEGVRAVVIDKDNAPRWVPDASSADVDAVFAPLPAEQEWTPLLSSPRA, from the coding sequence GTGAACGCCGAAGTCCTCATTGCGAAGGAAGGCCACCTAGGGCGCATCCGGCTGAACCGGCCCAAGGCGCTAAACGCGCTGACTACCGACATGTGCCTCCGAATGCTCGATGCGCTGGCCGATTTCGAAGCCGACGACGAAATCGCGCTCGTCGTGATCGACCATGCACAAGGGCGCGGCTTCTGCGCAGGTGGCGATATTCGCATGCTCTCCGACAGCATGAAGGGCGACGGCGTTGCGGCGCGGGCGTTCTTCCATACCGAATACCGGCTCGACCACCGGCTGTTCACTTACCCCAAGCCGACCGTCAGCATCATGGACGGCATCACGATGGGCGGCGGCGTCGGTATTGCGCTGCCCTGCCGTTATCGCATTGCGACCGAGAACACGCGCTTTGCGATGCCCGAAACCGGAATCGGCCTGTTCCCCGATGTCGGCGGTAGCTGGTATCTGTCGCGGCTGCCGGGGCAGGTCGGCAAGTTCATGGGGCTGACCGGGGCGCGGCTCGACGGCGCGGAGTGCCTCGCGTTGGGGCTGGCGACGCATTACATCGCGAGCGCGGATGTGCCTGCCGCCATCGCCGCGTTGAATGACAGCGCGGATATCTTCGCGACGCTCAAAAGCCATGGCGTCGGTGCCCCGCTCGCCCGCATCGTCGAGAACCGCACCCATATCGACCGGCTGTTCGCCGGAGACAGCGTGGCCGGAATCATGGCAGCGCTCGAAGCTGACGGTAGCGAGTGGGCGCTGAAGGAACTGGCGACGCTCCGCAGCAAATCCCCGCTGTCGATGGCCGTCGCGTTGCGCCAGTTGCGCGAGGGTGCGGCGATGACCGATTTCGCCGATATCATGCGGATGGAGTACCGCATCGCCGTCCGCGTCCTCGCGCACCCCGATTTCATCGAGGGCGTCCGCGCGGTCGTGATCGACAAGGATAATGCGCCGCGCTGGGTGCCGGATGCAAGCAGTGCCGATGTGGATGCCGTATTCGCGCCGCTGCCCGCCGAGCAGGAATGGACTCCCCTTTTATCGTCGCCCCGGGCTTGA
- the mmsB gene encoding 3-hydroxyisobutyrate dehydrogenase codes for MTTIAFIGLGHMGGGMAANLAKSGHDVRAFDLSSEALHRAKTAGCLPAASAAEAVADAEAVVTMLPAGKHVREIYETILAPHAKAGTLLLDCSTIDVTTARDVATLAETKGLIAVDAPVSGGIAAANAGTLTFMVGGSAEAFARAEPILSNMGKAVIHAGANGAGQAAKICNNMLLGASMIATCEAFALADKLGLDLQRFYDIASVSSGQSWSMTSYCPIPGVGPETPADRNYEGGFAAALMLKDLSLARQAAASVDADTPMGARAAELYQAFVDGGAGGRDFSAIITTLRGES; via the coding sequence ATGACCACGATCGCCTTCATCGGCCTCGGCCACATGGGCGGCGGCATGGCCGCGAACCTGGCGAAATCCGGCCATGATGTCCGCGCGTTCGACTTGTCTTCCGAAGCCCTCCACCGCGCCAAGACCGCCGGATGCCTGCCCGCCGCCAGCGCAGCCGAAGCCGTGGCCGACGCCGAAGCGGTCGTGACCATGCTGCCCGCCGGCAAGCACGTCCGCGAGATCTACGAAACGATCCTCGCCCCGCACGCCAAAGCCGGGACGCTACTCCTCGACTGTTCGACCATCGACGTCACCACCGCGCGTGACGTGGCGACGCTTGCCGAGACCAAAGGGCTGATCGCGGTCGATGCCCCCGTCTCGGGCGGGATTGCTGCCGCTAACGCGGGCACGCTCACCTTCATGGTCGGCGGATCGGCAGAGGCCTTCGCGCGCGCCGAGCCGATCCTGTCGAACATGGGCAAGGCCGTCATCCACGCGGGCGCGAACGGCGCAGGCCAGGCCGCCAAAATCTGTAACAACATGCTGCTCGGCGCATCGATGATCGCGACATGCGAGGCGTTCGCGCTCGCCGACAAGCTCGGCCTCGACCTGCAACGCTTTTACGACATCGCCAGCGTGTCGTCGGGACAGAGCTGGTCGATGACAAGCTATTGCCCCATCCCCGGCGTCGGTCCCGAAACGCCCGCCGACCGCAACTACGAAGGCGGGTTTGCCGCCGCGCTGATGCTGAAAGACCTGTCGCTCGCCCGCCAAGCTGCCGCTTCGGTCGATGCCGACACCCCGATGGGCGCGCGCGCCGCCGAACTCTATCAGGCATTCGTTGACGGTGGCGCGGGGGGCCGCGACTTTTCCGCAATCATCACGACGCTGCGCGGCGAAAGCTAA
- a CDS encoding enoyl-CoA hydratase, translated as MTYETILVETRKAVTLVTLNRPQALNALNSQILSDLTTAFAAYDADPGQRCLVLTGSEKAFAAGADIKEMSDQSFASMYAANFFAGWERITAIRKPWIAAVNGFALGGGCEVAMMADFIIAGDNAKFGQPEIKLGVTPGMGGSQRLTRAIGKAKAMEMCLTGRMMGAEEAERSGLVARVVPAADLVEEAVKTATAIAAMPPLAAIANKEMVNAAFETNLAQGILFERRLFHGLFGTDDQSEGMSAFVEKRPGNWTGK; from the coding sequence ATGACTTACGAAACCATCCTCGTTGAAACCCGTAAAGCCGTGACGCTCGTCACGCTCAACCGCCCGCAGGCACTGAACGCGCTCAACAGCCAGATTCTCTCTGATCTGACCACCGCCTTCGCCGCCTATGACGCCGACCCCGGCCAGCGTTGCCTCGTCCTGACTGGCAGCGAAAAGGCGTTCGCGGCGGGCGCGGACATCAAGGAAATGTCGGACCAGTCGTTCGCCTCGATGTACGCCGCGAACTTTTTCGCGGGCTGGGAACGCATCACCGCGATCCGCAAGCCCTGGATTGCCGCCGTCAACGGCTTTGCGCTGGGCGGCGGGTGCGAGGTTGCGATGATGGCCGACTTCATCATTGCGGGCGATAACGCCAAGTTCGGTCAGCCCGAGATCAAGCTGGGCGTCACCCCCGGCATGGGCGGCTCGCAACGCCTGACCCGCGCCATCGGCAAGGCCAAGGCGATGGAGATGTGCCTGACCGGCCGGATGATGGGCGCGGAGGAAGCCGAGCGCAGCGGCCTCGTCGCACGCGTCGTGCCCGCCGCCGATCTGGTCGAGGAAGCGGTCAAGACCGCAACCGCCATTGCGGCGATGCCGCCGCTTGCCGCCATCGCCAACAAGGAAATGGTCAACGCCGCGTTCGAGACAAATCTCGCGCAGGGCATCCTTTTCGAGCGGCGGTTGTTTCACGGCCTGTTCGGCACCGACGACCAGAGCGAAGGCATGAGCGCTTTCGTCGAGAAGCGGCCGGGCAACTGGACGGGAAAATAG